The window ACCCGGCCCACGGGAAAGGTGCGGGCCATGTCGGCGGCGAACCCCTGGTAGATGAGGCCCACGTCCACGGAGAGGATGTCCCCTTCCTTCAGGGGCTCCTTGGAGGGGATGCCGTGGACCACCACCTCGTTCACCGAGGTGCAAAGGGTGGCGGGGAAGCCGTAGAGCCCGAGGAAGGCGGGCTTGGCCTTGCGCTTGCGGATGGCCTCGTAGGCGATCTGGTCCAGCTCCCAGGTGGAGACGCCGGGCTCCACGTGGCGGGCCACCTCCTCCACCACCTCGGTGAGGAGGGCCCCCGCCTCCCGCATGCGCTCAATCTCCCAGGGGCTTTTCAGCTTGATGGCCATCAGATCCCTAACGCCGCCCGGATCCGGGCGTAGACCTCGTCCGGGGTGCCGAGCCCGTCCACCCGCTTCAGCACCCCCCTGGCCTCATAGTAGCCCACCAGGGGCTCGGTTTTCTCCCGGTAGACCTCGAGGCGGCGCCTCACGGTCTCCTCGTTGTCGTCGGAGCGGCCCTCGAGCTCGGCCCGCCTGAGGATGCGCCGGACGAGCTCCTCCTCGGGGACCTCCACCAGCACCACCCCGAGGAGCCGGGTGCCGGTCTCCGAAAGGAGGCGGTCCAAGGCCTCGGCCTGGGCCAGGGTGCGGGGGAAGCCGTCAAAGATCACCCGCTCGGCCAGCTCCTCCCGGATAAGCTCCAGGATGAGGTCGTCGGGGACCAGGTCCCCCCGCTCCATGATGGGCCTCACCCGCTCGCCCAAAGGGGTCCCCCGGGCCACGTGGTCCCGGAGGATGTCCCCCGTGGAGAGCTTCTTGAAGCCGAGCTCCTGGGCGAGCCTCGAGGCCTGGGTGCCCTTGCCCGCCCCCGGAGGTCCCAGGAAGATCACCGCCTGTCCCACGTCCACCTCCTACCGGTTCCGCCCCCGCAGGCGCCCGCGGGAGAGGAAGCCCTCGTAGCTCCTGAGCATGAGCTGGCTCTCCACCTGCCTCAGGGTGTCCAAGGCCACGCCCACCACGATGAGGAGGCCGATGCCTGAGAAGGCGATGCTGTGGATGCCGGTGAGGTTCTGGATGATCTGGGGAAGGAGGGTCACGAGCCCAAGGAAGAGGGCCCCCCAGAGGGTGAGACGGGAAACGATATGCTCCAGGAACTTCACCGTGGGCTCGCCCGGGCGGATCCCCGGGATGAACCCCCCGTACTCCCGCAGCGACTCGGCGATGCGCTTGGGGTCAAACTGGACGGCGGTGTAGACGTAGGTGAAGAGGATGACGAGGAGGACCTCTATGAAGAGCCCCGAAGGCCGGGTGGGGTTGAAGAAGTTGGCGATGCCCTGCAGCACGGGGTTGTCCTGGAAGGGGGCGGCCAGGAAGATGGGGATCTGCAGGATGGCCGCGGCGAAGATGATGGGGATCACCCCGGCGGCGTTGAGCTTGATGGGGATGTAGGTGGCCTGGCCCCCGTAGACCCTGCGCCCCACCACCTTGCGGGCGTACTGGACGGGGATCCTGCGCTCGGCCTGCTGGACGGCGGCCATGCCGGCGAAGGCCAGGACGATGAAGGCGAGGAAGAAGAGGAAGGCCACCAGGTTGACCTCCCCGGTGCGGATGAGGCCTATGGTGCGCAGGATCTGGGGAAGCCATTCCACCACGATCCCGGCGAAGATGATGAGGCTCGTGCCGTTGCCGATGCCGTACTCGGTGATGCGCTCCGCCATCCACAGGAGGAGGGCGATGCCCGCCACCTGGGTCACCACCACCACGAACCAGAAGAAGGGGCCGGGGGACCAGCCCGGGAGGAGGAAGCGGCCCCCCTCGGCCCCCAAAAAGGCCGTGGCCAGGAAGAACCCCTGGAAGGCGCCCAGGGCGATGCCCCCGATGCGGGTGTACTGGTTGATGATGCGCCGCCCCTCCTCCCCCTCCTTGGAGAGCTTCTCCAGCGCCGGCACCACCGTGACCAGGATCTGCATGATGATGGCCGCGGTGATGTAGGGCATGATGCCCAGGGCGAAGATGGAGAAGCGCTCAAAGTTGCCCCCGGAGAAGAGGTTGATGATGCCGAAGACCCCGCCTTGGGCCGTGCGCAGGAACTCCTGGATCTTGTCCAGGTCCACCCCCGGGGTGGGGATGAAGGCCCCGAGGCGGTAGGCGGCGAGGACGAGGAGGGTGAAGAGCACCCGCTGGCGGAGCTCGGGGATCTGCAGGGCGCTCCAGAAGGCCTTGAGCATCTCAGGCCTCCAGGAGGACCGGCTCCCCGCCCGCGGCCTTCAGCTTCTCTAGGGCGCTCTTGGAGAAGGCGTGGGCCACCACCTTGAGGGGCTTGGCCTCGCCCTCCCCCAGGATCTTGAGGCGGTACCCCTTCTTCAGGAGGCCCGCCCGGACCAGAAGCTCCGGGGTGACCTCGCCCTCAAAGCGGGCGAGGTCCTTGAGGTTCACCCCCTGGTACCGGGGGCGCTTGATCTCCCCGGGCACCTGCCCCTGCATGCCCCGCTTGGGCAGGCGCATCAGGGTCGTGGACCGGCCGCCCTCAAAGCGGCGCGGGTCCTTGAGCCCGCCGGAGCGGGACTTCTGCCCCTTGTGCCCGCGGGTCGCCGTCTTGCCGTGACCGGAGCCCGGGCCCCGGCCCACCCGCTTGCGCCGCTTGTTGGCCCCCGGGTTGGGCCTGAGATCGGAAAGCTTCATTCCACCACCTCCACGCGCACGAGGTGCGCCACCTTCTCCACGTTCCCCCGGATGGCGGGGGTGTCCTCGAGGACCCGCTCCTGCTGAAGCCGCCTAAGCCCCAGGGCCTTGAGGGCCGCCTTCTGGTCCTTGGGGTAGCCGATGGGGCTCTTCACCAGCTTAACCTTGAGCCTGGGCATGGGCCTCCCCCTTCCTGAGCCGCTCCACGTCGGCCTTGGTCCTGAGCTGCCGCAGGGCCTCCATGGTGGCGTAGGCGATGTTGATGGGGTTGCGGCTCCCGAGCTCCTTGGTGAGGATGTCGGTCACCCCGGCGAGCTCCAGGATGGCCCGGGGCACCGCGCCCGCGATCACCCCCGTGCCCGGGGCCGCCGGCTTCAGCACGATCTTGGAGGCCCCGAACTCCACCTCAATCTCGTGGGGGATGGTGCCGTTCTGGAGGGGCACCTCCACCATGTTGCGGCGGGCGTAGTACCCCGCCTTCTGCACCGCCAGCGGCACCTCGGGGGCCTTGCCGAAGCCCAGGCCCACCCGGCCCTGACGGTCGCCCACCACCACCAAAGCGCCGAAGCGGAAGCGGCGCCCGCCCGCCTGCATCCGGGCGGTGCGCCGGATCAGGATCATCTTCTCTTCAAAGTCGGTCTCCGGCATGGGTCTCCTCCCTTAGAACTCGAGGCCGCCTTCCCGGGCCCCTTCCGCCAGGGCCTTCACCCGGCCGTGGTACTTGTAGGGCCCCCGGTCAAAGGCCACCTGCTTGATGCCAAGCGCCAGGGCCTTCTCCGCCAAGGCCCGGCCCACCTGGCGGGCCACCTCCGTCTTGTTGCCCTTGAGCTTCAGGGCCAGGCTGGAGGCGGACACCAGGGTAACCCCCTTCTCGTCGTCAATGATCTGGGCGTAGATGTGCTTCAGGCTCCGGAAGACGGAGAGGCGGAGCCTCCCGGTGCGCTTGATGCGGTTGCGCACGCGGAACTTACGGCGCTCGTAAGCGGTCAAACGTGCCATCTCTCCCCCCGCTACTTCTTGGCCCCGGCCTTACCCGGCTTGAGGCGGACCGGCTCGCCCGCGTAGTAGATCCCCTTCTCGTGGTAGGCGCTGGGCTTCCTGATGGCCCGGATGTTGGCGGCCACCTGCCCCACCTTCTGCTTGTCGATCCCCGAGACCCGGACCCGGGTAGGCTCGGGCACCTCAAAGGTGATGCCCTCCGGGGGCTCCACCACCACGGGGTGGCTGAAGCCCACGGTGAGCTCGAGGGCCCGCCCCACGAGCCGGGCCCGGTAGCCGATGCCCTTGATGAGGAGCTCCTTGCTGTACCCCTCGGAAACGCCCTTGACCGCGTTGGCGATGAGGGTCCGGGTCAGGCCGTGGAGGCTCTTGTGGCGGCGCTCGTCGGAGGGCCGCTCCACCCGGACCACGCCCTCCTCCACCACCACCCGCATCTCGGGGCTTACCGGAACCTCCAGCTCCCCCTTGGGGCCCTTGACCTTGACCCGCCCGGGAGCCACCTCCACGCTCACGCCCTTGGGTACGGGAATGGGTAGCCTTCCGATCCTAGACATCACCACACCTCGCAGATGAGCTCGCCGCCCACGCCCAGCTTCCGGGCCTCACGGTCGGTGAGAACCCCCTTGGAGGTGGAGAGGATGGCGATCCCCAGGCCCCGGCGCACCCGGGGGATCTCCTTGACCCCCACGTACACCCGCCGCCCCGGCTTGCTGATCCGCCGGATGTGGTGGATCACCTGCTCCGGCCTGGGGTCAGGCCCTTGGCGCCGGGGGCCGTACTTCAGGTAGACCCGCAGGTAGGGCTTGCCGTCCACGTCCACCCGCTCGTACCCCTTGATGAACCCCTCCCGCGCGAGGATCCTCAGGATCTCCTCCTTGAAGCGGGAGGCGGGCACGTCCGTGCTCTCCTTGTAGACCCGGGTGGCGTTCCTGATCCGGGTCAGCATGTCGGCGATGGGATCCGTCAGCATTTCCGCTCTCCTTTGTCGCTACTCCTGGCCCATGCGGTCTCGGGAGAACCCCCCCGACCGGACCACGGCCTACCAGCTGGCCTTCCGCACCCCGGGAAGCTGCCCCTTGTGGGCGAGCTCCCGCAGGCAGATCCGGCAGAGCCCGAAGAAGCGGTACACGCTCCGGGCGCGGCCGCACCGCACGCAGCGGGTGTAGGCCCGCACCTTGAACTTAGGGGTCCGCTTGGCCTTCTCAATCAGCGCCTTTCTCGCCATCGCAACCTCACTTGCGGAAGGGGAAGCCCAAAAGCTCCAAAAGGGCCCGGGCCTCCTCGTCGGTCTCGGCGGTGGTCACCACCGCGATGTCCATGCCCCGCAGGGCGTCCACCATGTCGTAGGTGATCTCCGGGAAGATGAGCTGCTCCCTCAGGCCCAGGTTGTAGTTGCCCCGGCCGTCAAAGCTGTTGGGGTTGAGCCCCCGGAAGTCGCGGATGCGGGGAAGGGCCACGTTGAGGAGCTTTTCCAGGAAGATCCACATCCGGTCGCGCCGCAGGGTGACCCGGAGGCCGATGGGCATCCCCTTGCGGAGCTTGAAGTTGGAGATGGACTTCTTGGCCCGGGTGACCGCGGGCTTCTGCCCCGTGATGAGGGCGAGCTCCTGGGCCGCCTTCTCCAGGATGCGGGCGTCCTCCTTGGCCTCGCCCAACCCCTGGTTGATGACCACCTTCTCCAGCCTGGGCACCTCCCAGACGTTCTGGTAGCCGAAGCGGCGGATGAGCTCGGGGCGGACCTCCTCGTAGTACTTGCGCTTAAGGGCCACGTCCAAGGGCATACCTCACTCCTCCGTGTCCAGGGCCCCGCCGCACTTGGCGCAGACCCGGATCTTCTTGCCGTTCTCCAGGAACTTCTTCCGCACCCGGGTGGGCTTGCCGCAGGCGGGGCAGATGGGGCGGACCTTGGAGGCGTGCAGGGGGGCCTCCTTCTCAATGAAGCCGCCCTGGGGGTACTTAGGGCTCACCCGCACCGCCTTCTTCACGATGTTGACCCCCTCCACGATGACGGCGTACTTCTTGGGCAAGACCTCCTTCACCTTGCCCACCCGGCCCTTGTACTTGCCGGAGGCCACGAGAACCGTGTCCCCCTTCTTCACGTGCATCTTCACCCGCATTAGAGCACCTCCGGCGCCAGGGAGACGATCTTCATGAAGCCCTTCTCGCGAAGCTCCCGGGCCACGGGGCCGAAGACGCGGGTGCCGCGGGGCTCCAGCTGGTTGTTGATGATCACGGCGGCGTTGTCGTCAAAGCGGATGGCGGAGCCGTCGGGGCGCTTGATCTCCTTCTTGGTGCGCACCACCACGGCCTTGACCACGTCCCCTTCCTTGACCGCCCCCCGGGGGATGGCCTCCTTGACGCTGGCCACGATCACGTCCCCCACGGTGGCGTACTTGGCGTTGGAGCCCTTGAGCACCCGGATGCACATGATCTTCCGGGCCCCGGTGTTGTCGGCCACCTCGAGGTAGGTCTGCGGCTGGATCATGCCTTACCTCCCCGCTTGGAAAGGCTCTCGTAGTTCTGGCGGCGGATGAGGTACTTCTCCACCAGGTCCATCCGGCCCGACTCCACCAGGCGGAGCACCCGGAAACGCTTGCGCTTGGAGATGGGCCGGGACTCAATGATCTCCACCACGTCCCCCAGCTTGTACTTCTCCTCGGGGTCGTGGGCCAGGTACTTCTTGGAGCGCTTGATCACCTTGCCGTAGAGGGGGTGGGGGAACTGGCGCTCCACCAAGACCGTGACGGTCTTCTGCATCTTGTCGCTGACCACCACCCCGGTGAGGACCTTCTTAGGCATTCTGCCTCCTCTTCTCGTTCAAGACCGTAAGGAGCCTGGCGATCTGGCGCTTGAGGTCCCTGATCTTGTGGTTTTGGGAAAGCTGGCCGATGGAGGCCTGGAAGCGGAGCTCCATGAGCTCCCGCTTCTTCTCCCGCACGAGCTTCTCCAGCTCCACGGGGGAGAGCTTCCGGGCCTCCTCCAGCTGCTTCCTCACCTCACTGAGCTTCATCGTAGGCGTCCCTCCTCACGATCTTGGTCTTGATGGGGAGCTTGTGGCCCGCGATGCGCAGGGCCTCCATGGCCTGCTCCTCCGTGACCCCGGCGACCTCAAACATGACCCGGCCGGGCTTCACCACGGCCACGTACCCCTCCACGTTGCCCTTCCCCTTACCCATCCGCACCTCGAGGGGCTTCTTGGTGTAGGGCTTGTCGGGGAAGATGCGGATGAAGATCTTCCCGCCGCGGCGGAAGTGGCGCACCATGGCCACACGGGCGGCTTCAATCTGCTGGGCCGTGATCCAGGCGGGCTCGAGGGCCACGAGGCCATAGTCCCCGAAGGCCACGTAGTCCCCGCCCTTGGTGGCGCCCTTGAGCCGCCCCCGCTGCTGCTTGCGGTACTTCATGCGCCTGGGCATCAGCATGGCTCACTCCTCCTTCTTCACGCGCACGGCAGGGCGACGGCGGCGGGGC of the Thermus thermophilus HB8 genome contains:
- a CDS encoding adenylate kinase — encoded protein: MDVGQAVIFLGPPGAGKGTQASRLAQELGFKKLSTGDILRDHVARGTPLGERVRPIMERGDLVPDDLILELIREELAERVIFDGFPRTLAQAEALDRLLSETGTRLLGVVLVEVPEEELVRRILRRAELEGRSDDNEETVRRRLEVYREKTEPLVGYYEARGVLKRVDGLGTPDEVYARIRAALGI
- the secY gene encoding preprotein translocase subunit SecY; its protein translation is MLKAFWSALQIPELRQRVLFTLLVLAAYRLGAFIPTPGVDLDKIQEFLRTAQGGVFGIINLFSGGNFERFSIFALGIMPYITAAIIMQILVTVVPALEKLSKEGEEGRRIINQYTRIGGIALGAFQGFFLATAFLGAEGGRFLLPGWSPGPFFWFVVVVTQVAGIALLLWMAERITEYGIGNGTSLIIFAGIVVEWLPQILRTIGLIRTGEVNLVAFLFFLAFIVLAFAGMAAVQQAERRIPVQYARKVVGRRVYGGQATYIPIKLNAAGVIPIIFAAAILQIPIFLAAPFQDNPVLQGIANFFNPTRPSGLFIEVLLVILFTYVYTAVQFDPKRIAESLREYGGFIPGIRPGEPTVKFLEHIVSRLTLWGALFLGLVTLLPQIIQNLTGIHSIAFSGIGLLIVVGVALDTLRQVESQLMLRSYEGFLSRGRLRGRNR
- the rplO gene encoding 50S ribosomal protein L15, which gives rise to MKLSDLRPNPGANKRRKRVGRGPGSGHGKTATRGHKGQKSRSGGLKDPRRFEGGRSTTLMRLPKRGMQGQVPGEIKRPRYQGVNLKDLARFEGEVTPELLVRAGLLKKGYRLKILGEGEAKPLKVVAHAFSKSALEKLKAAGGEPVLLEA
- the rpmD gene encoding 50S ribosomal protein L30; the encoded protein is MPRLKVKLVKSPIGYPKDQKAALKALGLRRLQQERVLEDTPAIRGNVEKVAHLVRVEVVE
- the rpsE gene encoding 30S ribosomal protein S5, with amino-acid sequence MPETDFEEKMILIRRTARMQAGGRRFRFGALVVVGDRQGRVGLGFGKAPEVPLAVQKAGYYARRNMVEVPLQNGTIPHEIEVEFGASKIVLKPAAPGTGVIAGAVPRAILELAGVTDILTKELGSRNPINIAYATMEALRQLRTKADVERLRKGEAHAQAQG
- the rplR gene encoding 50S ribosomal protein L18; the encoded protein is MARLTAYERRKFRVRNRIKRTGRLRLSVFRSLKHIYAQIIDDEKGVTLVSASSLALKLKGNKTEVARQVGRALAEKALALGIKQVAFDRGPYKYHGRVKALAEGAREGGLEF
- the rplF gene encoding 50S ribosomal protein L6 translates to MSRIGRLPIPVPKGVSVEVAPGRVKVKGPKGELEVPVSPEMRVVVEEGVVRVERPSDERRHKSLHGLTRTLIANAVKGVSEGYSKELLIKGIGYRARLVGRALELTVGFSHPVVVEPPEGITFEVPEPTRVRVSGIDKQKVGQVAANIRAIRKPSAYHEKGIYYAGEPVRLKPGKAGAKK
- the rpsH gene encoding 30S ribosomal protein S8, producing the protein MLTDPIADMLTRIRNATRVYKESTDVPASRFKEEILRILAREGFIKGYERVDVDGKPYLRVYLKYGPRRQGPDPRPEQVIHHIRRISKPGRRVYVGVKEIPRVRRGLGIAILSTSKGVLTDREARKLGVGGELICEVW
- a CDS encoding type Z 30S ribosomal protein S14; its protein translation is MARKALIEKAKRTPKFKVRAYTRCVRCGRARSVYRFFGLCRICLRELAHKGQLPGVRKASW
- the rplE gene encoding 50S ribosomal protein L5, which codes for MPLDVALKRKYYEEVRPELIRRFGYQNVWEVPRLEKVVINQGLGEAKEDARILEKAAQELALITGQKPAVTRAKKSISNFKLRKGMPIGLRVTLRRDRMWIFLEKLLNVALPRIRDFRGLNPNSFDGRGNYNLGLREQLIFPEITYDMVDALRGMDIAVVTTAETDEEARALLELLGFPFRK
- the rplX gene encoding 50S ribosomal protein L24 codes for the protein MRVKMHVKKGDTVLVASGKYKGRVGKVKEVLPKKYAVIVEGVNIVKKAVRVSPKYPQGGFIEKEAPLHASKVRPICPACGKPTRVRKKFLENGKKIRVCAKCGGALDTEE
- the rplN gene encoding 50S ribosomal protein L14, yielding MIQPQTYLEVADNTGARKIMCIRVLKGSNAKYATVGDVIVASVKEAIPRGAVKEGDVVKAVVVRTKKEIKRPDGSAIRFDDNAAVIINNQLEPRGTRVFGPVARELREKGFMKIVSLAPEVL
- the rpsQ gene encoding 30S ribosomal protein S17, which produces MPKKVLTGVVVSDKMQKTVTVLVERQFPHPLYGKVIKRSKKYLAHDPEEKYKLGDVVEIIESRPISKRKRFRVLRLVESGRMDLVEKYLIRRQNYESLSKRGGKA
- the rpmC gene encoding 50S ribosomal protein L29; amino-acid sequence: MKLSEVRKQLEEARKLSPVELEKLVREKKRELMELRFQASIGQLSQNHKIRDLKRQIARLLTVLNEKRRQNA
- the rplP gene encoding 50S ribosomal protein L16 translates to MLMPRRMKYRKQQRGRLKGATKGGDYVAFGDYGLVALEPAWITAQQIEAARVAMVRHFRRGGKIFIRIFPDKPYTKKPLEVRMGKGKGNVEGYVAVVKPGRVMFEVAGVTEEQAMEALRIAGHKLPIKTKIVRRDAYDEAQ